In a single window of the Lineus longissimus chromosome 4, tnLinLong1.2, whole genome shotgun sequence genome:
- the LOC135487032 gene encoding dedicator of cytokinesis protein 7-like isoform X12: MASDQRAFAKKLNKQGAAEVRRQISSAYLKDGSFKDGSFNKHEKDIPKSISGISLSSALSLAVPINEVVKPIDYEDFVVQHQTSIEKDSMRELLEFPPNDVEVKLLPKQCRTIAPIIPEHGYEADAHVRDCIQCYTSDYTIVNRRYQIYSSSYGGKDRQDEKNAVLKSIPRQEFEIDHDDILEKDPEKNGEETSCNGRKSINMNDTPRSSWASSIFDLKNSQADPLLPNLLERIIPEEIDTANAEERMKDRQDALLCLFPLQEEEEMIEKRPLADIPAEHFGHRVLVKCLQVKFDLEIEPIFASMAVYDAKERKKVSENFYFDLNPEYLKKMLDTHVPYQDVSTLSRSCVFSITYPSPDLFLVVRYEKVLQQGDISECAEPYMKDEKNKEKIRANAAYFCDKLGKYRMPFAWTAIHLLNVITGTTSMEREASTDRTEAGSTNSLDRRSSLIEKQLENFRKRSKVPGDENLSRRGSFDRARNGEKRRSWSPDENTNPLENFRPVTITVSSFFKQENEKLSDDDLYKFLADLKRPMSVQKKLKCIPGTLKLDISLCPDEPKYCLSPELYKIDPYPDDKGRPTKEIVEFPSREVYMPWTTYRNILYIYPKYLNFGNRQGSARNLAVKVQFLAGEEDKSALPVIFGKSGCPELTKEAYSAVTYHNKTPDFYEEVKIKLPGRLCSSHHLLFTFYHISCQKKMEQTPIELPVGYTWLQIMKDNRLAVGEFNLPVLQEKPPSNYSVLHPDVELPGMKWVDGHKPVFTVDIQAVSSIHTQDEHLDCFLNYCHMAEEFKVPPRIGPDQFEHEFKRHINDIVNAKGEPLVKFLSLIFEKLILLMVRPPVVAGQVLNVAQTCFESIAQIVRRITNLLDEKNDQHGRNSLLTTYIHYSCALPSPDSEMSPQEIFSHALDCSGPEVMSLRIKSSTALSPSSTSPVALNQYATLGRPVTLPMQNKIYQRSNSDTDLNNTSNPTTPENEHGGFFGGKTGSPQNSRYDSAVPYYQKMKKVSERVMSKCSDRLVHEEIALLWVMSNGTQRQLSLENAWFFFEIMTKSMAEHLDRYHKLDAPRKSRFSQRFIEDITGLIGMITKDIVDRYLKDPLFIRNLNTALAFFLHDMLSLMDRGYVFQLIKDYCKIVSAKVTTLGDATTLELLKLDFLRIVCSHEHYVTLNLPIASIAASAPSSPTPSIASTTSQQSYTSTATTFIQQDRSVFTELSTEFRHQHFLVGLILCDLAASFESHNNTVHNKAINVIRNLLTSHDMDPRYSDPEVKARVAMLYLPLINIVIDALPQLYDPNQEGKPRSGPSSFFDDERGIDRDVAMAIAGAPVSGTGGVPSMPSSSHGAGDVSPDYDYQKRRTVLTAEGTRSLLMCFQWVLKNIDTQFLRHWWSDMPLTKLNQILEVLYLTIYNFEYKGQHEVSRHSSLQMKFSRAKKAIKQCSAQTIKKSSDMKSKLEEAILGFGSARSEMMMRRNKSQTQFYAMATPPSPVTDLNRLRWRKEQTAWKQQSDHPDRQKSEMEIDAHVEGNLATEVAMVCIDTIDLIIQIVQGSDSLQAVLSSVLRVLLHSMALNQSSAVLQHMFAVERSLVSKFPELLFEEETEQCADLCLQLLKHCSSCIGNTRSHASASLYLLMRQNFEIGNNFARVKMQVTMALSRLVGKSQSFNEEYLRKSLKTILTYAEADCELQETTFPEQVRDLIFNLHMILSDTVKMKEFQEDPEMLIDLMYRIAKGYQNSPDLRLTWLQNMAGKHSERSNHAEAAQCLIHAAGLVGEYLNMLEDKPHLPVGCVSFQNISSNVLEESAVSDDVVSPDGEGICTGKYFTESGMIGLLEQAASSFNMAGMYESLNEVYKVLLPIHEANRDYKRLAIIHGKLQEAFNNVIRQEGKRMFGTYFRVGFYGEKFGDLDAQEFIYKEPSITKLPEISHRLENFYSERFGEENLKMIKDSNTVERDKQEAGKAYIQITYVEPYFDAYERLQRHTYFHMNYNIKSFMYATPFTLDGRAHGELREQYKRKTILTTAQAFPYIRTRLPVISREQIILSPIEVAIEDVQKKTREMNIALTQDPIDPKILQMVLQGCIGTTVNQGPVEIAAVFLAELAEGRVPANRHHNKLRICFKDFLRKCSIALQRNKEMIGSNQREYQRELERNYNSVKEKLQPMIASSVAMQTLKRGKHCHRSISAAFEAAEKEKLCTAIRDKQAADEAEKLNDNAKCLNALGADSNLPPIDADGQSK; the protein is encoded by the exons ATGGCGTCGGATCAGAGAGCTTTTGCCAAAAAACTCAATAA ACAAGGTGCAGCTGAAGTGCGACGTCAGATATCGTCTGCTTATCTCAAAGATGGTTCATTCAAGGATGGATCGTTCAACAAACACGAGAAAGATATTCCGAAGAGCATCAGTGGTATCTCACTTAGCAGTGCATTGTCGCTTGCT GTTCCCATCAACGAGGTAGTAAAGCCTATAGACTATGAAGACTTTGTCGTTCAGCACCAGACTTCGATAGAGAAGGATTCTATGAGAGAATTGCTGGAGTTTCCGCCAAATGATGTCGAGGTCAAACTCCTGCCAAAACAGTGTCGCACCATTGCTCCCATTATTCCAGAACATGG ATACGAGGCTGATGCTCATGTCCGTGACTGCATCCAGTGCTATACGTCGGACTACACCATTGTAAACAGAAGGTATCAGATATACAGCTCCAGCTACGGCGGTAAAGACAGACAGGATGAAAAGAACGCAGTCCTCAAGTCGATCCCACGGCAAGAATTTGAGATCGACCACGACGACATTCTTGAAAAGGACCCGGAGAAAAATGGGGAGGAAACTTCATGTAATGGAAGGAAGTCCATCAATATGAATGATACACCTCGTAGTAGCTGGGCCAGTAGCATATTTGATTTGAAGAACTCCCAGGCTGATCCACTCCTGCCGAATCTACTTGAACGGATCATCCCTGAGGAAATCGATACGGCAAATGCTGAGGAGCGGATGAAAGATCGACAGGATGCTCTCCTCTGCTTATTTCCATTGCAAGAAGAG GAAGAGATGATTGAAAAGCGCCCGTTAGCAGATATTCCTGCTGAACATTTTGGTCACAGAGTCCTTGTGAAGTGTCTACAAGTAAA ATTTGATTTGGAAATCGAGCCGATATTTGCCAGCATGGCCGTGTATGATGCCAAGGAGAGGAAGAAG GTGTCTGAGAATTTCTACTTCGATCTAAACCCTGAATATCTGAAGAAGATGCTGGATACACATGTGCCGTACCAAGACGTTTCAACCCTGAGCCGATCGTGTGTGTTCAGTATCACCTACCCATCACCCGACCTCTTCCTTGTTGTCCGG TATGAGAAAGTGCTCCAACAAGGTGACATCAGCGAGTGTGCAGAGCCGTATATGAAAGATGAGAAGAACAAAGAGAAAATCAGAGCGAACGCTGCCTACTTCTGTGATAAGCTTGGCAAATATAGGATGCCGTTTGCGTGGACTGCTATCCATCTGCTGAATGTGATCACTGGGACGACGAGCATGGAGAGAGAAGCTAGTACGGATCGCACTGAGGCTGGAAGCACAAATAGTTTAG ACCGCAGATCCAGTCTCATTGAGAAACAATTAGAAAACTTTCGCAAGAGATCGAAGGTCCCTGGTGATGAGAATCTCTCACGACGCGGTTCTTTCGACCGTGCTAGAAACGGCGAAAAGAGGAGGAGCTGGTCTCCAGATGAAAACACCAACCCGCTGGAAAACTTCCGCCCTGTGACGATTACGGTGTCGAGTTTCTTCAAACAGGAGAATGAGAAACTGAGTGACGATGACCTGTATAAGTTCCTTGCTGATTTGAAGAGACCGATGTCTGTGCAGAAGAAGTTGAAATGTATACCAG GAACCCTGAAGCTGGATATCTCCCTTTGCCCAGACGAACCCAAGTACTGCCTCAGTCCAGAGTTGTACAAGATCGACCCCTACCCGGATGACAAGGGTCGGCCAACCAAAGAAATCGTCGAGTTTCCCAGCCGGGAAGTCTACATGCCATGGACGACGTACAGGAATATTCTCTATATTTACCCAAAGTACCTGAATTTTGGGAACCGGCAAGGTTCTGCAAGGAATCTGGCCGTCAAGGTTCAGTTCTTGGCCGGAGAGGAGGATAAGTCAGCGCTGCCA gtGATTTTTGGGAAGTCTGGTTGCCCAGAATTGACCAAGGAGGCTTATTCAGCTGTTACTTATCATAATAA GACGCCTGATTTCTATGAAGAAGTAAAGATCAAACTGCCAGGACGTCTGTGTAGCTCGCACCACCTCTTGTTTACGTTCTACCACATCAGCTGCCAGAAGAAGATGGAGCAGACGCCCATTGAACTCCCCGTCGGGTACACCTGGCTGCAGATCATGAAGGACAACCGCCTCGCTGTCGGGGAGTTCAACCTGCCAGTCCTACAGGAGAAACCACCTAGCAATTATTCAGTCCTCCACCCAGATGTTGAGCTTCCTGGCATGAAGTGGGTCGATGGACATAAGCCTGTGTTTACCGTCGATATCCAGGCTGTTTCTTCCATTCACACACAG GATGAACATTTGGATTGCTTCCTCAACTATTGCCACATGGCTGAAGAATTCAAAGTTCCACCGAGGATCGGCCCAGACCAGTTTGAACACGAGTTCAAGAGACACATTAACGATATTGTCAATGCAAAGGGGGAGCCATTGGTCAAGTTCTTGTCGTTGATATTTGAGAAGTTGATTCTGTTGATGGTGCGCCCACCTGTCGTAGCAGGACAAGTCC TGAATGTTGCACAGACGTGTTTTGAGTCGATCGCGCAGATCGTTCGACGAATCACTAACCTGTTAGATGAGAAGAATGACCAGCATGGAAGGAACAGTCTCCTCACTACCTATATCCATTACTCCTGTGCCCTGCCGAGTCCAGACTCGGAGATGTCACCGC AGGAGATTTTCTCGCATGCGCTCGATTGCTCCGGACCGGAAGTGATGTCATTGAGAATCAAATCGTCGACAG CCCTGTCACCCTCCTCTACAAGTCCCGTTGCATTGAATCAGTACGCCACCCTCGGTCGGCCCGTTACACTACCAATGCAGAACAAAATATACCAGCGTAGTAACAGTGACACTGACTTAAACAACACTAGCAACCCGACAACACCGGAGAATGAGCATGGGGGTTTCTTTG GAGGAAAAACTGGGAGTCCTCAGAATTCAAGATATGACTCAGCAGTGCCCTACTACCAGAAGATGAAAAAG GTGTCTGAGCGGGTAATGTCTAAATGTTCGGACAGG CTTGTCCACGAGGAGATCGCACTGCTGTGGGTGATGTCCAATGGTACGCAGAGGCAACTCTCGCTCGAGAATGCTTGGTTTTTCTTTGAGATCATG ACCAAGAGCATGGCCGAACACTTGGACCGATATCACAAGTTAGATGCCCCAAGGAAGTCACGCTTCTCTCAACGATTCATAGAGGACATCACAGGTCTTATTGGCATGATCACAAAAGACATCGTGGACAGATACTTAAAG GACCCGCTGTTCATCCGTAACCTCAACACTGCCCTAGCTTTCTTCCTCCATGACATGCTCTCCCTGATGGACCGAGGCTACGTCTTCCAACTCATCAAGGACTACTGCAAAATT GTTTCTGCCAAAGTCACGACCCTTGGTGATGCTACCACTCTGGAACTCCTCAAACTAGACTTCCTACGTATTGTCTGCAGTCACGAACACTATGTCACGCTAAACCTGCCAATTGCATCAATCGCTGCATCAGCGCCATCTAGTCCAACACCGAGTATCGCCAGCACAACATCTCAGCAGTCCTACACATCGACGGCTACCACATTCATCCAACAAGATCGGAGCGTGTTCACAGAGCTCAGCACTGAGTTCAGACATCAGCATTTCCTTGTGGGACTTATACTCTGTGATCTCGCCGCATCATTTGAATCTCA CAACAACACAGTGCACAACAAGGCCATCAACGTCATCAGGAACCTCCTGACGAGCCATGACATGGATCCGCGTTACTCTGATCCAGAGGTAAAGGCCAGGGTAGCCATGTTGTATCTCCCtctcatcaacatcgtcatcgacgCTTTGCCGCAGCTTTACGATCCCAACCAGGAAGGGAAGCCACGGAGTGGGCCGTCGTCATTCTTCGATGATGAAAGAGGAATTGATCGTGATGTAGCCATGGCAATAGCAGGAGCTCCTGTCTCTGGTACGGGGGGTGTACCAAGTATGCCGTCTTCCAGCCATGGAGCGGGTGATGTCAGTCCTGACTATGACTATCAGAAG CGCCGTACGGTTCTAACAGCGGAAGGCACCCGGAGTTTACTCATGTGCTTCCAGTGGGTCTTGAAGAATATCGACACTCAGTTCCTTCGACATTGGTGGTCAGATATGCCGCTCACCAAACTCAACCAGATTCTCGAGGTGCTCTATCTGACCATCTATAACTTCGAATACAAG GGCCAACATGAAGTATCTAGACATTCATCACTACAAATGAAATTTTCACGG GCGAAGAAAGCAATCAAGCAGTGCTCTGCCCAGACAATCAAGAAGAGTTCGGATATGAAGTCAAAGCTGGAGGAGGCGATCCTCGGGTTCGGGAGCGCTAGGAGCGAGATGATGATGAGAAGGAACAAGTCACAGACACAGTTTTATGCTA TGGCTACCCCGCCGTCACCGGTGACCGACCTGAACCGCCTGAGGTGGAGGAAGGAGCAGACGGCCTGGAAGCAACAGTCAGATCATCCAGACAG ACAAAAATCCGAAATGGAAATAGATGCGCATGTGGAGGGTAACCTGGCCACGGAGGTAGCAATGGTCTGCATCGACACGATCGACCTGATCATCCAGATAGTGCAAGGTTCGGACTCGCTCCAGGCGGTGCTGAGTAGCGTGCTGAGGGTGCTATTACACAGTATGGCCCTCAATCAGAGCTCAGCGGTCCTGCAGCACATGTTTGCGGTGGAGCGGTCACTGGTCTCTAAG TTTCCGGAGTTACTCTTTGAGGAGGAGACAGAGCAGTGTGCGGACCTCTGTCTTCAGCTACTCAAGCACTGTAGTTCATGTATCGGGAACACACGCTCACACGCCAGTGCTTCACTCTACCTCCTAATGAGACAAAACTTTGAGATCGGAAAT AACTTTGCGCGGGTGAAGATGCAAGTGACGATGGCGTTGAGTCGACTCGTCGGAAAGTCACAGTCATTCAATGAGGAATACTTGAGGAAGTCACTTAAGACTATCCTGACGTATGCTGAGGCAGACTGTGAGTTACAGGAGACAACCTTCCCTGAACAG GTGCGTGACCTGATCTTCAACCTTCACATGATCCTCTCGGACACTGTCAAGATGAAGGAGTTCCAGGAGGACCCCGAGATGCTGATCGACCTCATGTACAGGATCGCTAAGGGCTACCAGAACTCGCCTGACCTCAGGCTCACGTGGCTACAGAATATGGCGGGCAAACACAGCGAG CGGAGTAACCATGCTGAGGCAGCGCAGTGTCTGATCCACGCGGCAGGTCTGGTGGGGGAATATCTCAACATGTTGGAAGATAAACCTCATCTTCCAGTCGGGTGTGTCTCCTTCCAG AACATCTCATCTAACGTGCTGGAGGAGAGTGCTGTGTCTGATGATGTGGTGTCACCTGATGGTGAGGGCATCTGCACCGGCAAATACTTCACGGAATCTGGAATGATTGGGTTACTGGAACAGGCTGCCAGTTCATTCAATATG GCTGGCATGTATGAGTCCCTGAATGAAGTGTACAAGGTGCTTCTCCCCATCCATGAGGCGAATAGAGATTACAAGAGACTGGCGATCATTCACGGGAAACTACAGGAAGCCTTCAACAATGTCATTAGACAG GAAGGAAAGAGGATGTTTGGGACGTATTTCCGTGTTGGTTTCTATGGAGAGAAGTTTGGTGACTTGGATGCCCAGGAGTTTATATACAAGGAACCCTCAATCACAAAACTGCCTGAAATCTCACACAGATTGGAG AATTTCTACAGCGAGAGATTCGGTGAGGAGAACCTGAAGATGATCAAGGATTCGAACACCGTTGAGCGAGACAAGCAGGAGGCGGGCAAGGCCTACATTCAGATCACTTATGTCGAACCGTACTTTGATGCCTATGAGAGACTACAGAGGCATACCTACTTTCATATGAATTATAACATTA AGAGCTTTATGTATGCGACCCCATTCACCCTTGATGGCCGAGCACATGGAGAGCTCAGAGAGCAGTACAAGAGGAAAACGATCTTGACAACGGCCCAGGCATTCCCCTACATTAGGACAAGGCTCCCAGTGATCAGCAGAGAACAG ATCATTCTATCACCGATAGAAGTGGCTATAGAAGATGTGCAGAAAAAGACGCGTGAAATGAACATTGCACTGACGCAGGATCCGATTGACCCCAAGATTCTCCAGATGGTGCTACAGGGGTGTATAGGTACGACGGTCAACCAGGGCCCTGTCGAGATCGCAGCAGTCTTCCTGGCAGAGCTGGCTGAGGGCCGTGTGCCGGCCAATCGTCACCACAACAAACTCAGGATTTGTTTCAAGGATTTCCTCAGGAA ATGTTCCATTGCCCTTCAAAGGAACAAGGAGATGATCGGGTCAAACCAGCGTGAGTACCAGCGTGAATTGGAGCGGAACTACAACAGTGTGAAGGAGAAACTACAGCCCATGATCGCATCGAGTGTGGCCATGCAGACGTTGAAGAGAGGAAAACACTGCCATCGAAG